In Armatimonadota bacterium, the genomic stretch AGCGTCGGTTTGTGGACGTACTGGTCCTGCTCGCCATTTCGGTAGCACCGCGCGAAGTCACCACGACGTAGCCATCACCGATGCGTCCGAGCATCGCAGTTGGAGTTCCAGCCGCCGCGGTAACGGGTTTAAGGTGGCTGTATCCCCCAGTCACACCGACAAGGCTGTTCAGAAGGGGACTGACCGAAGCGGCACCCTCAACGGAGAGGTCAACCGGATCAATGTTCCCTCGAAAGATTGGTTCGGTTCCGTAGGTCGGACCGGTCGCCAATGTCTGAATCTCGTTGTTTGTCAGCGTGTTCGGATACCGTAGCAATGGACTCTGGAGGTCCCACTGCGGGTTAGCGTTAGGCGACCCAGGATAGTTGATCCGGAACGGGAAAACACTACCATTCGCTTGATCGAACGAACCGAAAGCGAGGTCGATCCATAGTACACCACCCTTATCGACGAATCGGCGAAGCCGCTCTCGATCGCCGGGGGTGACTTGGAGGTTCGGAGTCGTGACTTGGAGCAAGCCAACGTCTAGCTGACCCATTTCCTCGTCGGTCAGACCAGCAACGTCGAGCCACCAGTAGCCCGCCATGCGCTTGGTGAGCTCCAATCCGCCACCAACTGGAATTGCCGGTGTATCTGCGTAGATTGCAGAGAAGAAGATCGAGGACTGGTTCGTTAACATTCCAGCCGCAAGTGGGTTGTAGATGTTCCAACCGGCTGGCTTGAGCGCGGTATTTGAATCGACGTTAAACCAAACGTGGGGGGCGGTCGCCGAGTAACCCAGGCCCGTGGGAAGGTGATCCCCGTTCAGGTGGAAGTAGGCGGCACGGATATCCGTTTTCCGCAATGCGTAGCTCTGCTGAGCCACGGAAGCCCCAGCGATTGCTAGGGCACCAAGGGCGAGGATGATTCGCTTGATCACTTTACTTCTCCAAAGAATGCAAGGGTTGGGCTGACGGGGAGGCGCGGCATCGGCGGTAGCTGATGGGTGACTCCGTTCAGAGTAGTTGTTCTTATCGCCGGATTGACCGGATCATTGAGCGGCGTGTTGGTCGAGAATCCGTCGGCACGGCCGGTTGCCAGCATCGGATCGTAGCTGATAATCAGGTTCTCGGTGAACGGTCTCGTGGTTGGGTCTGCCTTAGTCCACTCGCTCACGTGAGAGAAGGGGATGAACCGACTCGCACCTGTCGCACTATTGAAGACGCCAGCTTGCTTGGTAGGAATCCATCCCCACTTCTTCTGCCATTCGGCTTGCTGAGCGATTGGCGGAGCCATGTTCTCGGCAATCGAGCCAACAATATTGATCTTGATGTCAGCCGGTTCAGCATAGAACGGCGCATAAGGAGTGGTTCCGAAGGCTTCGAGTCGCTCTTGAGCAGCTTGATTTCTAGCGGCGGCCGTTCCGCCAAGGGTGGCTACTCGCTGCTCGAAGGCATCTCGTCGATCGTTGGGATTCGTGTTAAACCAGTCGCCAGGGATGACGAAGAAGGAGCCTTCTTCGGCAAAGATCGACGCTTCGATTCGTACATCCATGGGTACCGCGGCCGAGCGAGCGAGCATGTAGTTGCCGCTAGCCTGGGTACCGAACTGGGTCAGCCCAAGTTCTAGGTAGTTGGTGTTCTGCATCAGCAGCTCGTAGGTGTTTCCGTTGAAAGTATTTGAGAACCGATTGTTAACCAGATCAGGTGTCGACGCGCCTGGGTTGATCAATGGAATTTGAACCGTCTCGAACTTGGGCGACTGCTGCCAGGCTTCGTTACCCAGGCCGTAAATCGGGGCGAATGCCGGAGCTGGAGCTGGGTTGTTGATCGAAGCCCAGATGATTTGCGCGGTATTCGATTGCGATCCGAGGGTGACGAACTGGTAGGGCGACGCACCCGCAATCTGGTTCCCCGAGTTAATCGCGAGGTTGAAGAAGGCATTTGACGGTCCAGGACTCGTGTACTCCAGCGCGTGGGTCAGAAGCAAGTTTGTGTTCTCTCGCGCACCTGTTCCGGTTGCGTTGGCCGGCGAAGCCGGGTTCCACTCGAAGTAACCGAGCGGTGCCGCAAGTCGATTTTCGTAGGGAAGCACGGTTGCGCCATCGGCGGGGTCAAGCGGCGAGAGAGGGAGATCAAGCTGAAGTGTGGTCGCGCCATCTGGAGCACCGAGCTTAACCGGGCTATAACCGCCAACTCCGCTCGAGGCCAGAGCGACGCTTGCGTTGCGCTCGCTGGAAGGGCCAGTGAACATCGTTGGGTTCAGGGCAACGTAGTCCTTAGCCATCAGCATCAGAGCCGACTTAGAGGCCCGGTTGAGGCGCCCATTGGTCAGGACGGCCGGAGTCGCCGAAGTCACGTCGTTTGCCTGGACACCCTTGAGGAGGCTTCCTTCGATATAGATTGTTCGACCAGAGACTAAGCTGATTTGAACGTCAGTCGGGATAACGCCTCGAACGCGCACATTGCCTTCGAAGTACATCACGCCGTTAAACACTGATCCGTTCATGTACTGCGCAGGAGTAAGAACACCGTTGATCGCAACCCCAATACCTGGAGTTGCTTGATTGACGATATGAATCTGCCCGTCAGTGCCATAGCCAACGCGGTATCTGATTGCGGTTAGACCGGTGTCGGAACCATCTGGATTGCGCCATGTGCGCTCGTTAACGTTTTGATCAGGGAATGCGTTGCGGCTGACGATGAATCCATCCTTATCGAAGTGGACCATTGCACCAACCGGAATATAGAAAGGACCGTGCCATCCGGATCGGAATGTCACGCCATCCCCGTAAGGATTCAGCCAGTCTTGAACGAGCGATGCCGATCCGCCCGCAGTGCGGCGTCCTTCTTCATCAACCGGAGTTTGGTAGTCGGAGAAGTTGTCGACATAAACGCCTTCGCCATGTCCAAACTGCCCGCTGAAGGTTGCTCCGCCTTGAATGCGACCGGAATCTCGGGTCATCTTCACATAGCGGCTGATTGCCGAAGCATCCCCACCTTCGCCAGAACCAAGAATCGATGGTGACGTTAGGTAGCCGACGTTTCGGGCATCCTGGTTAGCATCCGTTCCGGTTTGGCCGTCTCGAATGATCCCGCCAAGCGTGGTGAAGAGGCTGCTATAGCTGTCCATCACCGGAACTGGCGTGGTATTGAGCCACGAGCTTGTTCCGACATTCCACTCCGACTTGCGAATCGATACCTGCGCTCCATTCTCCGTAAAGACGGCTCCAGAGGCGAAGATTCCTTCGCCGAGTGATTTATTGAGGCTGAACTCGGTGTTTCCAACGAACTTGATATCTGTGTTCGCTCGAAGAGAGCCACCAAAATTCACCGCTGACACCGTTGCCGTTGGACCTCCAAGACCGAAGTCTGGGACGTTGGCGACGCCGCCGTGACCCATGGGCGCGTTGACGGCTTGACCTTCGGGAATGCCCGCAATGTTTTCGCGGTAACGTGCGCCGGAGTCGATCGACATTCCAAGTTCCAGCGGCTGGGCGATGCGGTGCTTATTGGTGATGAATCGAGCGTAGTCGATGATTCCGATCTGGGCAAAGGCGATGAGCTTTCGACCGGTGATCTCCTTAGCGTCGTACTCTCTCATCCGAGCGATTTCGGTGACCATCACAGCTTGCGAGGCAAACCCGGCGTACTGGACCGCGCCACGATTCCCGGCGAGTGAAGGATCGTTTGGATTGACATCGCCTTGGCGACCGACGGATTCGATGACCAGGAAGTTGTGCGCCATGCCCGGAGTCTTAAGATAACCTTCGGCTTGGGCGCTGAAGTTACTTTCATCGCCTGCAGCGTATCGCACCCGGATGAGCGCGCGTCCGCCTCTATAGAGGACTCGGAAGTAAGGACCCAGACCATCTGGGCCACCCTTGTCCGCTCGGTTGGTATTCGGCGTCAAGAATGCTGGTGAAGCCGGGCGGAGGTAGTAGATGTCTGGATCGCGAGTGAAGTTCACTGCGCTTTCCACGATCACTTCCGGTTGGCCACGCCAGTCGGCACCGAGTTCACTGTTCACGAGCTGTGAGTGCGCGTAGCGCACACCCGACTCGGCAAAATCGTTGCTTTGACCACGAGTTTTGCTCAGCTGAGTTCCCTTGATGGTTCGGCTCAAGATTCCCGCGAAAACCGCGCCGAGAATCAGAAGCACACCAAGGATGAGCAACGCGATGATGAGCGTTTGCCCTTGTTGTGATCGTCGATTTCTTTGCATCAGTTTCATGGCGGTCTTTATCGGATAAAGTTCTTGACGTTGGCGGTGGCCTTCATCGTAACGGTTTGTGGGTTTGGCACGTTCGACTGCGGATAGTTACGGATCGTGACCAAAATCTGCATCAGTTGCCTCGTATCGTAGTCGACTCGGACGGTATCGGTTGCATTTGTGAATTGGAATCGATACGCCACACGGATTCGACCCGGTACAACGAAACTTGTTCCCGCAGTTGCGCCGCGAATGCGCATCTGACCCGGAATCGGGACTTCTGGATTAGAGCAGAGTTGGAGGTAACCAGCTTTGAATCGCGGTTGGAAGATCGCGCTGACGAAACTGCTTGCGGTATAGCTTGCGGGCGGCACTGGCAGGCCAAGTGCTGCATAACCAGCCGCAGACGGCTCCGGCACATTTGTGTAGTTGATTCGATACTCGTTCGGCCCGGGGTCCTTGTTCACCCGGCGATACCGGACTTCAAAGCTGGCGTTTGCTCCTGGAGCTTGGTCTGGCCCCCAGACTTCTTCTGAGCTCGGCACGATTGAAGCGTTGGGATAGAGCGCGAGTGGACTTGGTGTCCTGTCGCCTTGCGGCACGAGCCGAAGGTCGATGAAGCGATGCGCTCCGCCCACTTCGCCAAACTGAGCGGGGATGCCATTGCGGCCTTCTTTTGCGTCTTGCCAAACCTTATTGAACACTCGGTTGATGTTAAATCGATTCATCGCCGAATCGAAATAGGGTGCCACATCGAATGTGCCGGCAACGGCCGGGTCCGTGGTTGGCGTCAAAAAGCTTGGATTCGCTGGATTAACTGGAGGGACCCAACCCGGCTCCATCGCTGCGATTTGCGGGAGATTATTGGGGTTCACATCATTGGGATCGAAGATGTTCCCAGCTGCGTTCGGATTTTGGGCAATATCTCCGTGGTCGCTAATCGCGAAGCTCGCGTTAATTCTTCCCTTCTCCTGGTTCACGCTGAAAGGTTTGAAGACCTGAGCAGCGGGATTAGTGCTCGCGGCAGCCGTCGTCGATAGGGTGAAAGGATAACGCGCTAAGGGATCGTTCAGCGTGTACTTTCGCTTAGAGAAATCCGCATACGCAGCAACGCTGAAAAGTTCAGTGCCAGATCCAGTTGTTGTGTCTGGAACTCCCGAAGCCGGGTCGAAGTAAAAAATCTTCAAAAGACCGGCATCCGTTCGTGCGATTTGGTAAGGCTGCGGCGGCGCGTAGGTTCCCGGATAAGAGCGCACGGTGAGGCTGCTCCAAGCTCCGTACTTACCAATATAGGTCTCGGAGCCTAGATTAGCGGCACCTTCGGTTTCGGTTCCCAGTGGCATCGTCATCGCAGCATCTGAGCTGTCGCCTTCCACGTGCGATGGGCGGAACTGAATGAGTGGTGTGATTCGCGGCGAGTAGGTGCCACCGTTGTCGTTCAACTTGACAAGTCGGCTTGTCTTATCAATCACGGGCTGAATCATGTCATAACGACTCAATTCAGTGACGATCTGGGCTCGATTGAGCCAGTTGCGAACTCGAGTAGCCTTTGCGTCGTTGTTGACCGGCGCTCCGGTTGACGCTCCGGTCGCGAGGAAGAAATCAGGATCGTTGTAATTTGGCGTTCGACCTGTTCCGTCCGTCGGGTCCACATCAAAGAATGCTGCATTGACGGTCGGAACTCCGGCCACACTAACCACCGGCTCAACTTCGGCCATGTAAAGAACATACAGATTATCACGACCACCAGATCGGGCGGTGAGAATACCGTCGTAAGGATTGAGGTAGTTCGTGAACGGATCGCGGAGTCCGACCCAGTAGCGTCGGATCGTGGTTCCCGGAGCGAGTGGAAGTTGGACTTGTCCTTTCGGAGCGCGAAGCGTGGGGTCTTCCTTTCCGGTGTTCGGGTCAATGAACCCGCCGCCAACGCCTCGGTTCCCTACTTTCGCGGGCAGAACGATATCCAGCTTGGCATAGTTCATTCCCACCGTCACCCACGAGCTACCGGTCGGGCTTATGACGGTTCCGTTTTCGAGCACGCCTCGGGCGGGAGTTTGGAGAACGATGCTGACTCTTCCCCCAACACCCTCGACATCTTTCACTCCGACGGATTCGCTGATTTCTCTGGTAAGTCGCTCCGTAAGAAGCCTTGCTTTGTCTTGAGCATCCGCAAAAGCCTGTGCCGTTCGAGTCGCCTGGAAACTCTCGAACATCGGCACAACGATGATTCCGAGCAAGATTGTCGAGATCGCCATGACGGTGATCAACTCGATCAGGGTAAAGCCTTGGTTACGTCGGATTGGTCTCATCGTGCGGATTCTCCTTGATGTAGGTAGGTTTCTTTCGTGGTGATGTTCCATTGCTGGGACCATTGGTTAAAGCCGGTCGTCAGGTTGGTTGTAGCGTTCGGAGTCAAGTTGAACTTCGCGTTATTGAAGAACACTCGGACGAGCACTGACACACCTTGGACGTTGCTCACAGAGTAAGGAAGCGAGGTTGGCCCTTGGTCGGCGACGATTCCCGTCGCCCCAGGAATCAAGTCCCGGATGTCAATGGACGGCATCGGAGTTGAAATGGTATCTGCGCCGGGTCGTTGCAAGACAGAGAACTCAGCTCCTTCCAGAATCGCCGATTGCCCACCGATGATGTAGCGGATTCTACCGACTGAAACCTTTCGGTTAGTGTCCATTCGAGGGAAGTAAATCCGGGTTGGAAGACCATTCAACACGGCATCGGATCCACCGACATAGAACTGACCAGCACCTGGGGCACCCAAAGTGGAGGTGTAGTTCGATGGGTTACGAGTGACCTGAACTGCCCACTCATCCTTACCCATGAAGTAGCAGCGGATGACTCGTCCGGTGATGTTAGTAGGAACAACTGTTCCATCCAGCATCACGATGTTCTGGGTGAGACCGTTAGCATCGTTTCCATCGATGTCGAAGAACGTCACTGTGCCGGAAGACTTGTCAACCTTGAGCGCGGGTCCGCTCGGAGCATTTTCCATGATCTGTCCGCCAGTCGCAACATCAATGGCAAGGAAGTTATCGGCGACGGCAGTGTTGGCATTAGCCACACTTCCATTGTCAGCGACGAACACATCCTCCATGCTGTCGTTTGGCACGTCGCTGCCAGCAATTACGGCCGCATGACTTAGCTCAGCTCTACCGTCGGCGCCAGCGACCGAATTAGTCTTGAGCGAAGAAATTGGAAGTCGAACAGTCTTGGCCAGACCGGCTGGGCTGCTCTGAGTGATTCGGAAATCTTCGTGAAGGATTCGCCAGTCTCGAACATCGTAGTCAACTCGAGCGACGTAGGGACGGCGAGCCTGTCCCGCTCTTTCTTCATATCGACCAGCAAGGACGGGATTGAGCAGGAGCATCCCGATCCGATCGTTCAACAGCTTATAGGTGAACGGCGCATTCACTGAAAACGCGGTTGCATTAGGGATCCGCACAAATCGGCGCGCAACCCGAATGGAAGTCAACTCGACGCTAACCAGCGTTTCGCCACCACCAAGGACTCCTGGAATCGACCCGACTGGTACGGTGACGTAGCCCGGCACTGGCGTGGCTGCGATCGGAACAGTGTTGCGGAAAATCTGACGACGAACGATGTTGCCAGCGTTGTTCACCATTGCGGTGAGAGAAACCCGATATTCACCAGCAGTGGCCGCTGGGAAAGATATTTCCGCGGTAGGTGAGGTCGGATTGTTTACCAAGAACTCATACTCACGGAGGCCAGTGAAGTCACTTGCTTCGCGAACAAGCCGGTACGACATATCTCGACCGTAAACGTGAACTGTGTCGGTAGGAACACCGATGTCGCGAGCGATTGGTCCGCGCTCGACAAGGAGCAGCGATCCAAATGGAGCTGTGCCTGAAGTCGGGTCCGTAGTGAGCGATCGAGGGGACGAAATGACGTGAGTCTCCCCAATGATGCGGCGGAAGGAATTGGGACCCGAAACGAGTTGCCAATCTCGTCCTGCTTCAGGGACTTGGCCAGCCGCCGAAATTCCTGTTCCCGAAGGCGCGTACTCACTGATGAGCTTGTTTGCGTCCGTCTGCGGATCGAAGAATCCCGCGTTCACGTAGGTGATCGGCAAAACTGCTTCCGGAACCAAACCAGGGTTCGCCTTCAGCGATTCGATTTCAGCACGAGCAAGTGCCTGCGCCATCGACATGTTTCGCGTGCGAGCGAGAATCTTGATGCCACCCGGAAAAATCTGGGCAATGGCAAGGATTCCGATCAAAAATACCACGATGACGACGAGCACTTCGACGAGCGTTGTGCCACGGCGAAACCGACGAAAAGCAGGAGGGTTATGCATCAAAAGCCTCAAATCGAAATTAGAATGTGAATCGCCAGGATCGCTCAGACATCAGCTTGGAGTCCACTGGACGAGCTGCGCCGCCGAGCTGGAGAACCATGTCTTTACTGCCGCCATTGGTAAGGGCGCCGTTGCTGTAGTCACGGAAGAACGAGTTCCACGTGACAACGGTTGTCTCTGGGGGCTCGGTGTATCCAAGCTGCCGAGGGTCGTCGTTGACGCTGCCCGTAGTGGTCCCAAGAAGGGTCCAGAACGGCGTGTAGTGAACTTCGTAAAAGGTCTGACCACCTATTCGGACTTGCGACACATCGTAGCCGCTAACCGCATAGAACCGCCCGACATCCGTCGTTGCATTCCCCGAGTTTGCTCCGATCGAAGGGGTCATCGTTCGATCTTGATAGTAGTACTGAACAGTAGCTGCACTGTAGCTTGAGCCAAATGCTTGCCGTGCGTTAGGAATGTCGTCAAGGTTGTTGACTACGCCGTCCCCGTTAGTGTCGACGATTGGGGCCGAGCCGGTTGGACGATTGTCGACCTGCGGCCAGATTCCTGGCACCATAAGGTTCCGAGCAACCCGATTGAGGGACGGACGAAGGGTTTCGAGCGAGTCAATTCGCTTGGGATAGAGCGCTCCGCGAACTTGATCAGCAGGAACGACAGTAACACCAGCAGAGTATTCGTAAGGTGAGATGTAACCGAGAAGTGCTGGTGGATATCCGCCTTGGTCATCGCGATAGAGTTGCAGTGCGTTGCGAATCGAGTTCATCGCAGACATATCGCCACTCTTGTAAGCGTTTAGTTTGACTCGAGCAAAGACCGGGAAGATGATTCCCGCCAGGATCGCGATGATTGCGATGACCACCAATAGCTCAATGAGTGTGAATGCGCGTTTTCGATTCATAGCACTACTTCCAATTTCCCCTGCCAATTCGACTGCCCTATCGCCCCACGTGTTCCCCGGTTTCGGGGAACTTGATTCGATGGGGCAATAGTCCCAAACAGATGCCTCCTGATTATGGCTTGTCCGAACACCATTTATGGCAAGAAAGCGGGCCCTTGCATTGTTCGTAGGTATTCCGTCCATTTGTCAAGAAGATCAGTCTTGAATAGGATACAGACTAGCGCACCAATTGCCAAGTAGGGACCAAACGGAATTGTGCTGAAACTCGGCTCCCAGTCGTCGTCCTCAACGCTGAAATCCTCGACGGGGTAGCCGAACTTGGTGTACACCTGGGGGAACCAGATTGCAATGACGTCGACGCAAAACAGGTAGCTGAGGCCCAAGATCAGTAAATCCTTGATCGACTCCGGCTTGTATTCGTCCTCTTCCGTTGTGCCGGTTGCTTCATCAACGTCACTTTGCTCTGCTCTTCCCTTTCTGGCCGCTAGTGCCATGAATAGGAGTCCGAAAACAAGCCCCGCAACAACGGCAATTCCTACGCTGAATACGGTCAGCACACCACCGATCAGGGCACCGACTCCACGCATCATTTTGATGTCGCCGTGTCCCATCGCGTCCTTGCCAAACGCGACTCTGCCAAGGAAAGCGATTCCAAAAATGATTCCCCACCCGACCAGATACCCGATCATGCAATCGCGCATCGTGCCTTGGATCAGATGAAAAACCACGCCGACGAGGAGCAAAAAGGCGTTGATCTCGTCTGGAATGATGTAGTACTCGCCATCGATGAAGATGATGGACACCAAAGCCGCTGCTCCGATGGCGTAAGCGCAGCCGTACTTCCACGCTTCGTTACCACCTTCATAGCAGAAGTAGCGATACCAGATTGCAGCCCAGAGTAAGCCCGTGACAAGCTCAACCCAAAAATACCGGCTCGGAACCGCGATGCCGCAGTGACGACACTTCCCCTTCGACGTTAGCCAGCTAAACAGCGGAATGAGGTCAGGGCCGCCGAGTTGGGTTTTGCAGTTCGGGCAGAAGCTATTGCGCGGATTCCCGAGCGACATTCGCCGCGGGAGGCGATAGATAACCACATTGAGAAACGAACCGATAGTGGCACCCACCATCAGCCCGACAATCCATGTCCATTCAGGAAAAATCCCGGCACCCATAAGAGTTGCCGGGATAGTACCTGGTTCGACGAGTGCTCTACTTGTCGTCGTCACCGCCACCCGAAGATAGCTGAGAAATAACCTTAACAAGTGGAAGGAACATGGAGATAACGATGAATCCAACCATAAATCCGAGACCAACGATCATGATGGGTTCGAGAGCAGCCGTGAGAGAAGCCAAAGCCGCCTCCACCTCGTCCTCATAGAAGTCCGCGATCTTCTGGAGCATGAAGTCGAGCGAGCCGGACTCCTCACCAATTCCGATCATATGAACGACCATTGGAGGGAACAGCTTGGATTCTTCAAGCGGATCTCCGATTCGGTCTCCTTCACGGATTCTTGCCCGAGCTTCAAGAAGCGCATCAGACATGATAGTGTTGCCGACTGTGCCGGCAACAGTTTCCATTGCCTGGAGAATAGGAACACCTGAAGTGAGAAGGGTTCCCATCGTTCGGCTAAATCGGGCCATACAGATCTTGTGGTGCAGCTTCCCGAATACGGGAACTTTGAGCCTCACACGATCCATGACTCGTCGTCCGAACCGGGTGCTTGTAAACAGCTTGTTCGCAAAGAAGAGGATTACCAACGAAATCGCAACGATGTAGCCCTTATTGACTAAGATGTCCGAGACATCGATGAGGAATTTCGTAGGCGCCGGAAGGTCATCCGCCTTTAATCCAAGGTCAACCAGAATCGCAGCCCACTGAGGAACGAACCAATAAACAAGGAAGCCGGTAATACCGAGCGACATGACAAGAACAAGAACTGGGTAAGTCAAAGCAGACTTGACCTTTCTGCGTAGTTCCACGTCCTTCTCAAGGAAGTGGCTCAGTCTCTGTAGGGATTCCTCCAAGACACCACCGACTTCACCAGCTTTGATCAAACCGATAAAGAGTGAGCTGAACGCCTTTGGGTGACGTTGCATAGCACGGCTAAGGGATTCGCCACCTTCAACACGAGTTCCAAGGTCAGCAATGATTTTTTGCAGTCGCTTGTTCTGCGTCTGGCGACCCAAGACGTCCAAGCAACGAACAAGTGAGACACCAGCATCGACCATAGTTGAGAACTGGCGGCACCAGACCGAAAGGTCGGTGAGTTTGACCTTACCAGGCGACTTAGACTTCGGGCTTTTCGCCTTGATCATGGTCAACTCGGTAATCACGAACCCTTGTTCGGAGAACCTCGCCCTTAGTAGCTCCTCGCTTTCAGCATCGGCCGTCCCTTTCTGGATCGAGCCCATGGCGTCTTTGAATGTGTAGCTGAAGATTGGCATTTTCGCTCCCTTGTCTTTTATCTTTCTATTATCGTCGAATCTGTTGAGTTGTTGGACTTGTTCCTGGACCTTGTGCAGTAGCGAGCATCTTCTTGAGCTCCTCCACGTTACTACAACGTGCCATCACGTCTTCCAGCTTGACCCAACCTTTCATGTACAAATCACGTAGGCACTGATCCATCGTGAACATACCCATCTGAGCGCTGGTCTGGATCATCGAAGTGATCTGGTGAGACTTCGCTTCGCGGATAAGGTTGCGAATAGCTGACGAAGCGATCATGACTTCGTTGGCCGGAACTCGCCCCTTGCCGCTTGCGTGGGGAAGAAGCTGCTGCGAAATGATCGCGATCAGGTTGTTCGACAACTGAACACGGATCTGCTCTTGCTGCCCCGGAGGAAAAACGTCAACCATTCGGTCAACGGATTCCGCTGCAGAGTTGGTGTGTAGAGTGGCAAAGACCAAGTGACCCGTTTCCGCAGCGGTAACTGCAAGCGAAATCGTCTCGACGTCTCGCATTTCACCGACGAGCAGGATGTCCGGATCTTCACGAAGACTTGCACGGAGAGCATTGTTAAAGCTCTTCGTATCCATTCCCAACTCGCGCTGGTTGATGACGCAAAGCTTGTGCTCATGCAAATATTCGATCGGGTCTTCAATCGTGATAATGTGGTGAGCATGGTTCATGTTGATGTGGTTGATCATCGCCGCAAGCGACGTTGATTTCCCTGAACCAGTAGGACCCGTAACGAGGATAAGACCGCGAGGCTTCTCGACTAGCGTTTTCAAAATGATCGGGAGGCGAAGTTCCTCAACCGTCGGGATCTTCGAAGCGATCAGTCGGAACGCTGCCGCAACCGAGCCACGATCCTTGTACATGTTGACTCGGAACCGTGCCCGCGCCGTCGGGCCATCCGGAACTCGCTGACTGAACGGAATCGGCAACGAATAGGAGAAGTCGAGTTCATGAATCGTCTCGAACTTCTGAATGTTGTCGTCGGAGATGATTTCATAAAGCATCCTCTGGATGACTTCAGGGCTAAATTTGTCGTAATTCAGCCGCTTTAAACCACCATCATGCCGGACAACGGGGGGACTTGAGGCGCAGATGTGTAGATCCGACGAGTTTAGGTCAACGACGATGTTCAGTAGTTCGTCGATGTGAAGATCTTCGACTCCCTGTCGTGGTCCAAGCGGCTTGTCGTCACCCAATATCCCAGAAATTGTCTGGACGCGTTCGCGCCAGGCTTCTGGGTCCTGTTGATTCATGTTCCCCTGAGCCATCGGATTCATCCGAGGCGGCTGACCGTTTGCCTGCGGCGGCTGGCCCGGCTGATTCTGTCGAGTAGGATCGTTCTGCATTTTCTCTCTTACGTTTAGGGTTAAGTCTTAGTAGCCAGCGGTGAAGACGACGCGCATGACTTCTTCGGGAGTTGTGATGCCTCCGAGAACCTTGACGAGACCATCCTCGCGAAGTTCCTTCATTCCGTTAGCTTTTGCGGCTTCTTTCAGGTCGTTTAGGGGAGCACGTCTGACAACGAGCTCAGCAAGCTCTGCGTTCATCGTCATCAACTCGTGAAATCCGGTTCGTCCCTTGTAACCAGTCATGCGGTTATTCTCAGCTGGGATGCCTC encodes the following:
- a CDS encoding type II secretion system protein, giving the protein MRPIRRNQGFTLIELITVMAISTILLGIIVVPMFESFQATRTAQAFADAQDKARLLTERLTREISESVGVKDVEGVGGRVSIVLQTPARGVLENGTVISPTGSSWVTVGMNYAKLDIVLPAKVGNRGVGGGFIDPNTGKEDPTLRAPKGQVQLPLAPGTTIRRYWVGLRDPFTNYLNPYDGILTARSGGRDNLYVLYMAEVEPVVSVAGVPTVNAAFFDVDPTDGTGRTPNYNDPDFFLATGASTGAPVNNDAKATRVRNWLNRAQIVTELSRYDMIQPVIDKTSRLVKLNDNGGTYSPRITPLIQFRPSHVEGDSSDAAMTMPLGTETEGAANLGSETYIGKYGAWSSLTVRSYPGTYAPPQPYQIARTDAGLLKIFYFDPASGVPDTTTGSGTELFSVAAYADFSKRKYTLNDPLARYPFTLSTTAAASTNPAAQVFKPFSVNQEKGRINASFAISDHGDIAQNPNAAGNIFDPNDVNPNNLPQIAAMEPGWVPPVNPANPSFLTPTTDPAVAGTFDVAPYFDSAMNRFNINRVFNKVWQDAKEGRNGIPAQFGEVGGAHRFIDLRLVPQGDRTPSPLALYPNASIVPSSEEVWGPDQAPGANASFEVRYRRVNKDPGPNEYRINYTNVPEPSAAGYAALGLPVPPASYTASSFVSAIFQPRFKAGYLQLCSNPEVPIPGQMRIRGATAGTSFVVPGRIRVAYRFQFTNATDTVRVDYDTRQLMQILVTIRNYPQSNVPNPQTVTMKATANVKNFIR
- a CDS encoding prepilin-type N-terminal cleavage/methylation domain-containing protein codes for the protein MNRKRAFTLIELLVVIAIIAILAGIIFPVFARVKLNAYKSGDMSAMNSIRNALQLYRDDQGGYPPALLGYISPYEYSAGVTVVPADQVRGALYPKRIDSLETLRPSLNRVARNLMVPGIWPQVDNRPTGSAPIVDTNGDGVVNNLDDIPNARQAFGSSYSAATVQYYYQDRTMTPSIGANSGNATTDVGRFYAVSGYDVSQVRIGGQTFYEVHYTPFWTLLGTTTGSVNDDPRQLGYTEPPETTVVTWNSFFRDYSNGALTNGGSKDMVLQLGGAARPVDSKLMSERSWRFTF
- a CDS encoding prepilin peptidase: MGAGIFPEWTWIVGLMVGATIGSFLNVVIYRLPRRMSLGNPRNSFCPNCKTQLGGPDLIPLFSWLTSKGKCRHCGIAVPSRYFWVELVTGLLWAAIWYRYFCYEGGNEAWKYGCAYAIGAAALVSIIFIDGEYYIIPDEINAFLLLVGVVFHLIQGTMRDCMIGYLVGWGIIFGIAFLGRVAFGKDAMGHGDIKMMRGVGALIGGVLTVFSVGIAVVAGLVFGLLFMALAARKGRAEQSDVDEATGTTEEDEYKPESIKDLLILGLSYLFCVDVIAIWFPQVYTKFGYPVEDFSVEDDDWEPSFSTIPFGPYLAIGALVCILFKTDLLDKWTEYLRTMQGPAFLP
- a CDS encoding type II secretion system F family protein codes for the protein MPIFSYTFKDAMGSIQKGTADAESEELLRARFSEQGFVITELTMIKAKSPKSKSPGKVKLTDLSVWCRQFSTMVDAGVSLVRCLDVLGRQTQNKRLQKIIADLGTRVEGGESLSRAMQRHPKAFSSLFIGLIKAGEVGGVLEESLQRLSHFLEKDVELRRKVKSALTYPVLVLVMSLGITGFLVYWFVPQWAAILVDLGLKADDLPAPTKFLIDVSDILVNKGYIVAISLVILFFANKLFTSTRFGRRVMDRVRLKVPVFGKLHHKICMARFSRTMGTLLTSGVPILQAMETVAGTVGNTIMSDALLEARARIREGDRIGDPLEESKLFPPMVVHMIGIGEESGSLDFMLQKIADFYEDEVEAALASLTAALEPIMIVGLGFMVGFIVISMFLPLVKVISQLSSGGGDDDK
- a CDS encoding type IV pilus twitching motility protein PilT translates to MQNDPTRQNQPGQPPQANGQPPRMNPMAQGNMNQQDPEAWRERVQTISGILGDDKPLGPRQGVEDLHIDELLNIVVDLNSSDLHICASSPPVVRHDGGLKRLNYDKFSPEVIQRMLYEIISDDNIQKFETIHELDFSYSLPIPFSQRVPDGPTARARFRVNMYKDRGSVAAAFRLIASKIPTVEELRLPIILKTLVEKPRGLILVTGPTGSGKSTSLAAMINHINMNHAHHIITIEDPIEYLHEHKLCVINQRELGMDTKSFNNALRASLREDPDILLVGEMRDVETISLAVTAAETGHLVFATLHTNSAAESVDRMVDVFPPGQQEQIRVQLSNNLIAIISQQLLPHASGKGRVPANEVMIASSAIRNLIREAKSHQITSMIQTSAQMGMFTMDQCLRDLYMKGWVKLEDVMARCSNVEELKKMLATAQGPGTSPTTQQIRR